From the Kitasatospora atroaurantiaca genome, the window CAGTCACCTCGGGTGACCGTCGGGGGGTGTTTCGCTCCTGTTTCCAGGGGATTTCATCAGCACGAAACCTTCATGGCGTCACGCTGTGTGACGAAGCCTTGGATTCCATGATCGACGGCATCTGATGTTGGATTACCCGTCAGTAACGAACCCCTTGTGCTTCTCCCGGGATTCAAGCACGATCGGCCACGCCCGGTCCCCTCCAGGGGATCCCCACCGGGTGGTCACCGGCTCCGGCCGGAGGCTGAAGGGCAGGGGGGTATCCGCGGTCCCACGCGCGGTTCCTGTCCTTTGTGCGGCCGCGCAGCCCGCGCGGTCGTTGGTTGTCGCTCGGGGGTGATCGCCGATGTCGTCGGTCGTACCCGCTGCCCTTGTGGCGGCCGGTGCTGGGACGGGAGTGCCGCTGTGACGGCCGCCCCCGGGTCCGCCGATGCCCATGGCGCTCTCCGCTACCGAGGACGTAGCTCTCTCCCATCCCAGGCCGGGACCAGTGCGGGACGCACCGGACACGGCCGGAGATGTACGTCCTAGAAGGAGGACACGCATGTCCCAGACTTTCGGCAAGACCCGCTGGAAGCGCTTCGCCCTGGTGATGGTGCCCAGCATCGCCGCGACGGCCGCCATCGGCGTCAGCCTGGCGAACAACGCGCTCGCCGCCTCGTTCAGCGTCTCCGGCCAGGACTTCAAGGTCACTGTCAAGGACCTGACCGGCGAGCACTTCTCCCAGTTCGGCGGGGTGGACTTCGAGACCAACGGCACTCCGCACGTGGTCGCCATCTCGGCCTTCGACCACGCGACCCTCAAGGGTCTGTGCCAGTCCGTGAAGACCAACCTCGGTCCGCTCGGCTACTGGACCCTGGTGCTCAACGCGGGTGACGGCGAGAAGCCGGTCGACGCCAAGAACCTGCTGATCGACCTGAACCAGCTGAACGCCGATGCCGAGTTCACCAACATCAACATCGGCCAGGACGCCTCCACCCTCGGCAACAAGAACGGCGACGCGGTGGACCTCGTCCGCAAGGCGGGCAAGCTGCCGACCGGTGACAAGGGCTTCGCGCAGGCGGCCGACGTTGCCCACCTCACCGGTGTGCAGCAGACCGCCTGGGCCACCTCGGCGGGCACCTTCACGCTCAACGGCCTGAAGCTGAACATCGTCAAGGGCTCCGGCAACGGCGTCGAGTGCTACTGATCCCGAGCTGACGGCGCACCTCCCGGCGCACCGTCGTGACGGACCCTGCGGCCGGG encodes:
- a CDS encoding DUF6230 family protein → MSQTFGKTRWKRFALVMVPSIAATAAIGVSLANNALAASFSVSGQDFKVTVKDLTGEHFSQFGGVDFETNGTPHVVAISAFDHATLKGLCQSVKTNLGPLGYWTLVLNAGDGEKPVDAKNLLIDLNQLNADAEFTNINIGQDASTLGNKNGDAVDLVRKAGKLPTGDKGFAQAADVAHLTGVQQTAWATSAGTFTLNGLKLNIVKGSGNGVECY